A single window of Amphiura filiformis chromosome 17, Afil_fr2py, whole genome shotgun sequence DNA harbors:
- the LOC140137155 gene encoding uncharacterized protein, translated as MGTVQLLPWCDDTREMDDIYVSLELEKRGCGSSMLKSNEDLVTLKLNNKPATRVLVKGVAGSGKSTLLAKLAYNWAQQKCDSPLSSFDLVFILSLREVQRRQGLIDAIFQQILAKDTKVSVDELQKFIEDHPSKVLILLDGFDEYIYDVARLSGIDGILHYEVLRDCHVIVSTRPHKHFRQHQSCHVSVNLTGFSPENVKLYMKKFFKGNTEMVDGLSNRLKESEILTSLSNIPVILMLMCLLWEDEQKLPDTQSELYQDFALYLWRKYCIKQGKQAEDDSDAEFKKAISELGQIAFEGLCPKGNIKEEKLVFSEKDFSEISQTQSLFDLGCETGLLTRERLRSKLNMISHVTFLHKSFQEYCAAKYWASLFDTDSDQFQSILKQICTWDVLLSKIELLKLCCGLVDKAGRIDIIHHAIHVFECSAYMDDTDCVQVGSFGKEIELSPILNLLYESQITPSDDSSSRLQTNRPIQYEHASADNTCTMLSTEDQQQSSKVMLSLDRALKSLFSKLKLVVYGYDPQTLSIFHKFVKSAYGLSSLAKIKSVRFDHPTTASSLDVITDALQCMPDVQEIGMHNKVLRSDHRWSDKVLPGIEQSMKRLGEKLSTLPKCTTITIWHTSGMIETRIDDIVHGLSLSSHYTHIKFICVRFNSTYMAQLLSKTNLLKTLDLHNNAMLPGDVMSILDAIQSNIEHLTLGFNHVAEAIGHIGHIMTPHLQTLDLIRAILKEDHITVLSEFLPKAPNLESLDLSLNSVGMAIVPLAQQLRYCTRLSRLELYYAHITDKGIIELAKRFAFMSNLSSLNIGSNEIVNSGIHAVFKHLHHLIKLETLCIDATIDNQCSDLVKDCLCAIGETIPDAGSHKISIYRDSQVQLLIKTATKHTEAPAP; from the coding sequence ATGGGAACTGTCCAGCTGTTGCCATGGTGTGATGATACCAGGGAGATGGATGACATATATGTCAGTCTGGAGTTGGAAAAGAGAGGCTGTGGTAGTTCAATGCTGAAAAGCAATGAAGATCTTGTTACTCTTAAGTTAAACAACAAGCCAGCAACAAGGGTATTAGTAAAAGGTGTTGCGGGAAGTGGAAAGTCCACTTTGTTAGCCAAGCTGGCATACAACTGGGCACAACAAAAGTGTGACTCTCCACTTTCAAGCTTTGATCTTGTTTTTATATTAAGTCTTCGTGAGGTTCAGAGACGGCAAGGTTTGATTGATGCTATATTTCAACAGATTTTAGCAAAAGACACAAAAGTTTCTGTTGATGAGTTACAAAAATTCATTGAAGACCACCCTAGTAAAGTCCTTATCCTTCTCGATGGATTTGATGAATATATTTATGATGTAGCTAGGCTAAGTGGCATTGATGGAATTTTACATTATGAAGTATTGCGTGATTGTCATGTTATTGTGTCAACACGTCCTCATAAACACTTCAGACAACATCAATCATGCCATGTCTCTGTGAACCTGACTGGATTTTCTCCTGAAAATGTAAAACTGTACATGAAAAAATTCTTCAAAGGTAATACTGAGATGGTTGACGGGCTGAGCAACAGGTTAAAAGAATCTGAAATTCTCACTTCCTTATCAAACATACCAGTGAtactgatgttgatgtgtcttcTCTGGGAAGATGAGCAAAAGTTACCTGATACACAATCAGAGTTGTATCAAGACTTTGCTCTCTATTTGTGGAGGAAGTATTGTATCAAACAAGGAAAACAAGCTGAAGATGACTCTGATGCAGAGTTCAAGAAAGCTATTTCTGAACTTGGTCAAATAGCTTTTGAAGGACTCTGCCCAAAAGGAAATATTAAAGAGGAAAAGCTAGTTTTCTCTGAGAAAGATTTCTCTGAGATCTCTCAAACTCAGTCACTTTTTGACTTGGGATGTGAAACAGGCTTGCTTACACGCGAGAGGTTAAGATCTAAACTGAATATGATTAGTCACGTAACATTCCTCCACAAATCTTTCCAAGAGTATTGTGCAGCAAAATACTGGGCAAGTTTGTTTGATACAGACTCTGATCAGTTTCAAAGTATATTGAAGCAAATATGTACATGGGATGTATTGTTAAGTAAAATAGAATTACTCAAGTTATGTTGTGGTTTAGTTGATAAGGCAGGGAGAATTGATATTATTCACCATGCTATACATGTATTTGAGTGCTCGGCTTACATGGATGACACTGATTGTGTTCAAGTTGGTTCTTTTGGAAAGGAAATTGAGTTGTCCCCCATTCTAAATTTGTTGTATGAAAGTCAAATCACCCCAAGTGATGACTCATCTAGCAGGCTAcagacaaataggcctatacaatatgaGCATGCCAGTGCAGATAATACATGtacaatgctttctactgaagaccaGCAACAATCTTCAAAAGTGATGTTATCCCTTGATCGGGCATTGAAATCCCTCTTTTCAAAGCTTAAATTGGTAGTGTATGGTTACGATCCCCAGACATTATCCATATTTCACAAATTTGTCAAGTCTGCATATGGGTTGTCATCACTGGCCAAAATCAAATCAGTTAGGTTTGATCACCCTACTACTGCCTCATCACTGGATGTAATTACAGATGCATTACAATGCATGCCTGATGTACAGGAAATCGGTATGCATAATAAAGTGCTAAGGTCTGATCATAGATGGTCTGATAAGGTTCTACCAGGTATAGAGCAGAGCATGAAGCGTCTTGGAGAAAAACTGTCTACATTACCAAAATGTACAACAATAACTATATGGCATACCAGTGGAATGATTGAAACCAGAATAGATGACATTGTGCATGGTTTATCCCTATCCTCACACTATACACACATCAAATTTATCTGTGTACGTTTTAACAGCACTTACATGGCACAATTACTGTCCAAGACAAATCTGCTTAAGACACTTGACTTGCACAATAATGCAATGCTTCCAGGTGATGTGATGTCTATATTAGATGCAATACAAAGCAATATTGAACACCTGACATTGGGTTTCAATCATGTTGCTGAGGCAATAGGACACATTggtcacattatgacacctcaccTGCAAACACTTGACCTTATCAGGGCCATCCTGAAGGAAGATCACATCACAGTGTTGAGTGAATTCCTTCCTAAGGCACCCAATCTGGAGAGTCTGGATCTGTCATTGAATAGTGTAGGGATGGCTATTGTACCTCTTGCCCAGCAACTACGGTATTGCACCAGGTTGAGTAGATTGGAATTGTATTATGCACATATTACAGACAAAGGTATCATTGAACTTGCCAAGAGGTTTGCTTTCATGTCAAATCTCTCTAGTCTTAACATCGGTAGCAATGAAATAGTAAATAGTGGTATTCATGCTGTGTTCAAGCATTTACATCATTTGATCAAGCTagaaacattgtgtattgatgcCACCATTGATAATCAGTGCAGTGATCTAGTAAAGGATTGTCTTTGTGCTATCGGTGAGACAATTCCTGATGCAGGATCCCATAAGATTTCTATCTACAGGGATTCTCAAGTTCAATTACTCATCAAAACAGCAACCAAGCATACTGAGGCGCCAGCCCCCTAA